In Arthrobacter sp. CJ23, the genomic window GACCGAGCTGAAGAAGGTTTCCGGCACCGTCCATGACGTGCACACCACCCGGGGCATCACCAGGGCCAAGCAGGTCCTGGTCGCCACCAGCGGCTACACCGGCGGAGTTACCCCGTGGCTGCAGCGCCGCGTGATCCCGGTAGGCAGCTTCATCATTGTCACTGACCCGCTGCCCGAAGACGTGGTCAACCGGATCCTGCCCAACCGGCGCCAGGCGTCCGACAGCAAGATGCTGACCTACTACTTCCGGATCACGCCGGACAACCGCCTGCTCTTCGGCGGCCGGGCCCGATTTGCCCTGTCCAGCCCGGACTCGGACGTCAAGAGCGCCGAGATCCTGCGCAAGGCCATGCTCGAACTCTTCCCCTATCTGTCCAACGCCAAGGTGGACTACATCTGGGGCGGCCTGGTGGACCTTTCCATGGACCAGATGGTCCACGCCGGCGTCCATGACGGGCTCTACTACTCCCTCTGCTACAGCGGACACGGCGTGCAGATGGCCGCCCACATGGGCAAGAGGATGGCCCACTACATGGCGGGCGACAAGACAGCGAATGTCTGGGAAGACCTGAAGAACCCGCCCGTTCCGGGCCACTTCGGTCCGCCGTGGTTCCTGCCCTTCATTGGCGCAGCCGCAAAAATCATCGACCGGATCAAGTAAGCAGGATAAGGGTTCCCATGAGTTCGTCAACAACGGTCGCTGAAGCGCGCCCGGAATCTGAAGCGCGCCCGGAATCAGCAGGGGAAACTGCCTACCGGCGGGCAAGAATTGCGGGTCTTCCTGGAGGTGCGTTTTTCGAGGGCCGCTGGCAGACGGCTGACAGGATCCTGGAGGTCCGGGACCCGGAGGACGGTGTGCTCTTGGGCACCGTATGTTCCTCGTCCCCGCAGGATGTGCGCCGGGCCGTTGCACACATTCATCGGCACCTGCAGGAGGATGAGTGGCCTCTCCGGGCCCGCCGCGAGGCGTTGGAACGGGCTGCAGCACTCTTGGCGGAGCAGGCTGTTCGCTTCGCGGAAATTATCGCTGCGGAGAGCAGCAAGACCATCAAAGAGGCCGAACGCGAGGTGCGCCGGTGCATCGAAACGTTGAGGCTCTCCGCTGCTGCGTCAGACGAACTCAATGGTGAGACTCTCGCGTTCGATGACAGCATGGCCGGCGCGAACAAGATCGGCTGGTACAGCCGCAAGCCGGTGGGAATCGTCGCCGCCATTACGCCCTTCAACGATCCGCTGAATCTCGTGGCACACAAGCTGGGGCCGGCGCTCATCGGAGGCAACGGCGTCGTACTTAAACCTTCGGGACGCACACCGCTGACCGGGCTGGCCTTCATCCGGCTGCTGCTGGAAGCAGGTGTCCCTGCTGGCCGCATCGCTGGCATCGTTTCCGGGCCCGGCGTCTCGGAGGCGATCGTGACCGACCCGCTGGTAGACCTGATCTCGTTCACCGGCGGGCCAAAGACGGCGGACCGCATCGCAGCTGCCGCCGGCGCCAAGAAGATCCTTTCGGAACTGGGCGGGAACAACGCCACGATCGTCTGCGCGGACGCGGAGCCGGCGAAGGCAGCGGAGGCGATCGTGGCCGGGGCCTTCGGAGTGGCCGGCCAAAACTGCCTGTCTGTCCAGCGCGTCTACGTCCACATTTCCCTGTTCGAGGACGTCCTCGAGCGCGTCATCGAGGGCACCAGAGCGCTGCGTGTCGGGGCGAAACTCGACCGCGGCACGGACATCGGTCCGCTCATCACCGAAGCGGAGGCCCGCCGGGTGGAGGATTGGGTGGACGAGGCCAGGAACGCCGGCGCAACCGTCCACGTTGGCGGCCAGCGCCGCGGCGCTTTCTACCTGCCGACGGTCCTCACCGACGTGCCCGCGGACTGCCGGGTCATCCGCGAGGAAGTGTTCGGCCCGGTGGTCAGCATCATGCCCTTCATCCAGGTCCCGGACGCCATCCACGCGGCCAACGACTCCGAGTACGGGCTCCAGGCAGGCGTTTTCACCGAATCCATTGACCTCGCGCTGGCCATTGCCGAGAAGCTCCACGTGGGCGCTGTTGTCATCAACGAGACCAGCGACGTCCGGATCGATTCCATGCCCTTCGGCGGTTTCAAGAAATCCGGCGTGGGCAGGGAAGGCGTCAAGCACGCCGTCCGCGAAATGACCGAACCCAAGAGCACCATCATCAAACTGGCGGAGCCAGCCACCCGGTGGCAGCAGCTGACGGGCACCTCAGAAGGAAGTGCATCATGAGTACCCACAAAATCGCGGTGATCGCGGGCGACGGGATCGGCAAGGAAGTTGTCCCGGCGGCCGTCGAGTGCCTTGAGCGGATCGCGCAGATCCATTCCCTGGACCTTGAGTTCACCTATTTCGACTGGGGATCGGACTACTACGCCGAGCACGGGCGGATGATGCCCCTTGACGGCCTGGAACAACTCGCCCGGCACGACGCCATCTTCCTGGGCGCGGTGGGTTCCCCTGAAGTGCCGGATGCGGAATCCCTCTGGGGACTCCTCATCCCGATCCGGCGGGAATTCCAGCAGTACATCAACCTCCGTCCGGTGAAAACGCTCGACGGCGTGAAGTCGCCTCTCGCGTCCAAGGAACCGATCGATATCCTCATCGTGCGCGAAAACAACGAAGGCGAATACTCCGAGGTCGGCGGGCGCACCTACCGTGGGTTGCCGCACGAAACGGCCGTGCAGGAAACCATCTTCACCCGCTTGGGAGTATCGCGGGCCGCGCACTTCGCCGCATCGCTCGCGTCCTCACGGAAGGGGCACCTGACCTCGGCCACCAAGAGCAACGGCATCATCCACACCATGCCGTTCTGGGACGAGGTGGTGGAGGAAACCACCCGTCTCTACCCTGACGTGACGCTCACCAGCGAGCTGGTAGACGCACTGGCCGCCCACCTGGTCCTGAAGCCCTGGACCTTCGACGTCATCGTTGCCTCCAACCTGCTCGGCGACATCCTTTCGGACCTGGGAAGCTCCGTCACCGGCTCCATCGGCGTCGCACCGAGCGCGAACCTGAATCCCGAAGGTGACTTCCCGTCACTCTTCGAACCGGTCCACGGGTCCGCCCCCGATATTGCAGGCAAGGGGTTGGCAAATCCTGTGGGCCAGATGTGGTCCGGAGCCATGATGCTTCAGCACCTCGGCCACCCCGCCGCCGCCGAGCACCTTCAGCTGGCCTTCGAGGCTGTCCTTCGTGAGGGCCTTGGCACCCGCGACGTCGGCGGCACCTCGTCGACGTCGGACTTCACGGCTTCCGTCCTGGCAGCGATCGAGGCAATTGGCGCGATTGACTCCGGTTCGGCAGGCAAGCCGGCGGCAGCAGCAGCGGCGTCATGACGGTCACGGAAGGCAGGCGGCCCGTCGTCGCGGTTTTGTACCGGGAGGCCTTGCCGCCGCGGCTGGACGAGATCGAAGAGTTGGCCGAGGTCCGCCTCACGAAGGCGGATGGACTGGCTGAGGCGATGGCCGGCGCCGATGTTCTGTACCAGTGGCATTCGTTCTCGCCAGCCCTGAAGGAAAACTGGGATGCGGCGTCGTCGCTGGAGTGGGTCCACGTCTCGGCTGCGGGAGTCAGCCAACTTCTGTTTGACGGGCTGATCCGCAGCAACATTGTCTACACGAATTCCCGCGGGATCCTCAGCCGGGCCATTGCGGAATTTGTCCTGGGTTTCGTGCTGGATATGGCCAAGGACGCCCAGGGCTCGTTCCGGTTGCAGCAGCAACAGCGCTGGCAGCACCGCGTGACCCGGAAGATCCAGGGCCAACGAGCACTTGTGGTGGGCACAGGCTCCATTGGACGCGAGACCGCGCGCCTGTTCCGCGCCGTGGGCATGGAGGTCAGCGGGGCCGGGCGCACCGGTCGCCCACAGGATGACGACTTTGATGTGGTCTACTCCTCCAAGGACCTGGCCAGTGCGGTGCAGGACTTCGACTATCTAGTGCTTGCGGCTCCGTTGACCGCAGCTACCAAAGGCCTGGTGGACGCGGACGTCCTTGCGGCGATGAAACCGTCCGCGCGCCTCATCAACGTGGGGCGCGGGGAGCTCGTCCAGACAGACGCACTCACCGAAGCCCTGGTCTCAGGATCCATCGCCGGCGCTGCCCTCGATGTTGTGCACCCGGAGCCTCTGCCTGAAGGGCACCCGCTCTGGGACATGGGGAACGTGATCATCACCCCTCACATGAGCGGCGACACCGAGGACTACCTCGACGATCTCGGCAAGCTGTTCGTGGACAACCTCCGGCTCTTCATCGAGGGCCGGCCACTTCAAAACGTGGTGGACAAGTCCCTCGGATTCGTTTCCGTTCCCTGATCTTCCATCCATCCACAGAGGACCCCGCCATGCCCACTGTTGCCAAAGCCTATGTGGCCACGTCGGCTACGGAATTGCGGCCCGGGCTCATTGAACGCCGTGAACCCGGCGAGTTTGAAGTTCGGATTTCCATCAAGTTCACAGGTATCTGCCACTCCGATATCCACACGGCAAGAGGCGATTGGGCAGGAGTCAAATACCCGGTGGTTGTTGGCCATGAGATTGCCGGCGTCGTCGAGGCCGTCGGGGCCAAGGTAACCCGCCACGCCATCGGGGACCGCGTTGGCGTGGGGTGCTTCGTGGATTCCTGCCGGGAATGCGTCAACTGCTTGGCCGGGGAGGAACAGTACTGCCTGTCCGGATCGCTGAGCACGTACAACTCGACAGGGCGCGATGGCCTGCCAACCGCCGGCGGATACAGCACCAGCATTGTGGTGGATGAGAATTATGTCCTGCGGATTCCTGAGGGCATTTCACTCGAGGCTGCGGCACCGCTGCTCTGCGCCGGAATCACGATGTATTCGCCGCTGCGCACCTGGGGTGCTGGTCCCGGGAAGAGAGTGGCCATCATCGGCTTGGGCGGGCTGGGCCACATGGGCGTCAAGATTGCGTCTGCCTTGGGTGCTGATGTCAGTGTGCTTAGCCAATCACTCAAGAAGCAGGAGGACGCCTTCCGCTTGGGGGCGAATGGATACTATGCAACATCCGATCCCGGCGTCGTCGACGTTCTCAGCGGGCACTTCGACCTGGTCATTAACACGGTGTCGGCCGATATCGACGTGGACCGGTACCTTTCGTTGCTTGCGGTTGACGGTGCGTTGATCATGGTGGGCCTACCGTCGGAACCGGTGACGTTACGCGTCTGGTCGCTGGCCGGGTCCCGGCGCACTCTCGCCGGGTCCAAGCTGGGCGGTATTGCGCAGACGCAGGAAATGCTCGAATTCTGTGCGGCCCGCGGCTTAGGTGCCGACGTGGAGGTCATTTCCGCCGACAAGATCAATGACGCCTTCGATCGGGTGATCGCCAGCGACGTGCGGTACCGCTTTGTGGTCGATGCAAGCACCTTCTAGGCCTCGTTTGGTTCCGAAGGGCGCGTGCGGCGGCTACAGGTTCCGATCCAATCCCGCCTGTTCCACCAGCTCGGCCAGCCACGGGCGATGACCCTGGTGGAAAACCATTCCCTCAGGCAGGCCCTGGACCGTAGGCGTGGAATTGACGACGTCGATGGTTATCCGGCCGCCGGCCATTGGCGCATTGCTGATGTGAAGATCGCCGTAGGACGCCGGCAGCACCGGATCCATCCAGAATCCGCCCCGCGAAACGTGCGTGTCATACCGCATCATGCTGGTCACCAACTGGATTGGTGCGGTGGCTGCCCAGGCCTGGGGGGAACAAGCCGTCGGATAGGGCACAGGTGCTGCGAGCTGCTGGCGGTCAAAACCACAGAACAATTCCGGCAGCCGTCCTTCCGAAAACTCTGCCGCCTCCAGGAGAGCGGTTGCGATCCGTTGCGCCTCCTCGACGAACCCGTATCGCATGAGTCCGGCCGCGATGACCGCATTGTCATGGGGCCACACTGAGCCGTTGTGATAGCTGGCCGGGTTATAGGCCCCCATGTCACTGGCCAGGGTCCTCACTCCCCAGCCGCTGAACATTTCCGGAGACATCAGCCGCTCGGCCACCAAGGGGGCCTTGTCCTGATCGACCAAGCCCACCCACAAGCAATGCCCCATGTTGGATGCACATGAGTCAACCTGACGCTTCTCGCCGTCCAGGGCGATGGCGTAGTAGCCGCGATCAGGCATCCAGAACTGCTCGTTGAACTGTTTTTTCAACCGGGCCGCCCGGTCGGCGAATTCTGTGCCCAAAGCCCGGTCACCGGCGTCGTACGCCATCCAGGCACGGGCCATGTACGCGTCGTAAACGTAGGCTTGAACCTCGCACAAGGCAATAGGGGGTTCAGCCAATCGGCCGTCGGCGAAGTTGATGCCGTCCCAGGAGTCCTTCCAGCCCTGATTGATCAGTCCCCGCGGGTTGAGGCGCTCGTACTCAACGAATCCGTCGCCGTCTTTGTCGCCGTAGTCGCGGATCCACTCCAAAGCCCGGTCCGCGTGGGGGAGCAGTTTGGCTATGGTGTCCTTGGCGAAGCCCCAGCGGCTCACGGAACCCAGAACGATGACAAACAGCGGCGTGGCATCAACGCTGCCGTAGTAGATGGATTTTCCGCCGAGTGCGAGTTCGCTGGAAACATCGAGACGGACCTCATGCAGTATTTTTCCGGGTTCCTCCTCGCTCAGCGGATCTACTGTGCGGCCTTGTCGATCGGCCAGGGTCTGCAGGGTGCCCAAGGCAAGCGAAGGATCCACCGGCATGGCCATTTCCGATGCCCACAGCGAGTCGCGGCCGAACAATGTCATGAACCATGGGGCGCCGGCGGCAACCACGACGCGATCAGGATGCACAGGGTCCTCGATGCGCAGGGCGCCCAGGTCGTCGTAGCTTCTCCGGAGAGTCCGCTCAACGGAACGGTTTCCGATCTGGACAACGGGAATCTTTGCCACCCATTCCTGCCGGCGCCGGTCGCGGGGCGACAGTTCGTCACTGTCAGCGTGGACGAACGACGGCGGCGGAGGACTTGCTGCTTCGTTGCTCGGAACAGCGGTGAGAACCGTACTCCACTGGCCGTGCGGTGCGATCAAGGCACGATATTTGAAAGTGCCTTCCGTGACTTCGGCTCCCGGCGCCTGGACCAGGATGCCTTTTCGGACCTCGTTCCAGACACCCCGGATGGTTAGCGAGTCACCGGCCGCTTGGCGCGTTTGCTCCCAACGCCGCTGGATCCTGGCTTCTTTCACTTCAAAAAGGTCAGCGAAGTCCGCTTCAAGGCTCAAAGAAATGTCACATGGGGCGGGCTCCGGCGAGTAGTTGCGAATAGTGATCTGTTCCTGGATGCCCGCACCGACTTCCCGCAGCCGCTCCACGATCAGGGGACTGTCCGCATACCCGTCCGCGCGAGGAACGCGCCCCACAAAGAGTGCCCGGTAGGCTTCCTTGGTTTGCGCGGTCAACGGCTCCAGCGTCTGTCCATTAATCGTCAGATTCCACCGGGAGAGGATCCGCGTGTCATGGAAGAATGCCCCGTGCGGATGTTCAGGGTGAATGTCTCCGTTTGGCAGGGAAATGCAGAAATTGGATCCTTCGACCAGCGTCACTGTCCCGGCCCCAAGGGGACCGGCCGCCGTGTCCGCGTTCCACCCAGCCAATTCAGGCTCCCTCGACGCATTGGTCCGAAACGCCGTCGATACCGCTGGCTATCGTCGCAGGTCCCGGATTCCATCTTCATTGTTGAAGGTACGCCGCCCTCGTGGAGGGCGCCAGAGCAGGATGCCATGACGAAAGGTGCATGGCCAGGCGGTCAACGGGTGGACGTCATCCGAACGCTTTTTCATCACACCTCCCACGCCGCGGATCCTGGAATTCTGCGGTGTGCCACCCAGGACTTTCATTAGGCGAAGACATCGTCAGTAGTGAGTAAGTTCGTAGCCGTCCTCTATGTGGAACAGGCGACGATCACCGATGCCGTCAATCACCCAGATCGTTCGGCCATCTTCTGTTTGTTCGTCGACGGTGCCTCTGTGGCAACGCACGCCGCGACGGTAAAGGGTGACGATGTCACCGGGCTGGAGGGAAGTCCACACGGACACATGCTTGGCGTCACGACCACTTTGTCGCATTCTTGTCTGCCTTTCTAATCCGCACGCGGAGCGGCCCCTGGAGGCCTTCTCGGGCGAAGGGATAAAAACTCTTGATTCACTCTATCGTCGATTGTTGACAATTGCTAGACTGCTCGGGTGCCGTTTCAACGGAGACCGGCATCCCAATGCAGGGCTCAGCCCGAGAAGGAGAAACCATGGTCAAGGCGACCGTCATGAGTAATGCAAATACCGAGAACCCGGGTGAACACGTTCTGAAGGAGACCTCCACCACACCCGGACAGACCGAGGTGTCCCTGCGCCTTTGGGCCAGGGAGGGATTGAAGACGGGCATTTGGGAGGTGACTCCGGGGACGTTCAAGAGCACCCGGCCCGGGTATGACGAAATCTGCCAGATTCTCAGCGGAACCGCGACCATCACCGAAGCCGATGGAAGCAGCTTCGACGTCGGACCGGGATCGTTGTTCGTGACACCCGCCGGGTGGGAGGGTACCTGGCTCATCCACGAAACGCTTCGCAAGATGTGGGTGGTGGCAGACCTTCCCGCCGCCGCCAGCTAACACGGGACACGCGGCATCTTCGCTGCGGCGGCTTTGCCGCAGCGAAGATGCCTGCCGATGCAACCGTCATCAGTCCGGCGGAATCCTAACCAAGCCATACAGCCCTGCCAGCAACTCCACAATTTGCTCGCGCTCCCGCGGCGGATCCTTTGTGGACCACGCCGCGTAGACGGGCACGGGCGGCGCGTCGCGCACCGGGCGGTAGACCACGCCTCGCCGTCGATATTGGTGCGCCGTTGACTCGGCCGTGATGCCGCGTGCCTTGCCGCTGCCGATCAGGGTCAGCCAGTCGTCGATGTCGCTGATGGCGATCACCTCCTGGGGGCGGCCATGCTCGGGCCAGAGCTCCAGGGTGGTGCTGCCCGTGCGGACATCAACGGCGAGCGGCCGCTCCGCAACCTGCGCGAGGGTCACCGAGCGTCTGGGTGCCAGGGGGTCCTCGGAGGACATGGCGCAGTAGCGCCTTTCCGCACCAATGCGGACGTGCCCGACGGCGGCCGCTTCCGGCAGGCGCCGCAGGATGGCGAAGTCGGTGGTCCCGTCGGTGAGTCCCGCCGTCGGGCTGTTGGAGCGGATGAGCTGAAGTTCCGTGTCGGCGAACGTGGCGGCCCAGCGCCGCTGGAACTCGGTGGTGTGCTCGCCCAGGGCGGACCAGGCGTAGCCGATGCGTATCTTCCCCGCGCCGGCGCGGGCCTCCCGTTCCAGGTCCTCCAGGAGCGACAGGATGCGCCGCGCCTTGGCCAGGACGCGCTCGCCGCCGGGGGTCAGGCCCACGCTCCGGGTGGTGCGCTCCACCAGCCTTGCCCCGAGCGTCTGCTCCAGAGCGGCGATGTTGCGGGACACCGCTGCCTGGGACATGCGCAGCTCGATGGCGGCGTCCGTGAACGTGCCTTCCTCCACTACTGCCACCAGGCAGCGCAACTGCCGCAGTTCAACGCTCATGGGCCCATCTTATTCATGCACCCACCGCATAAATAGGGCCGTTCATGCATTTAGCGGATCCGTGCCACGGGCGCAGAATTCCCTCATGATCGAGAGCACTGCAGTAGTCGTTTCCGGCCCGGCGACTGGTTCCGGCGGGCAGCCGCGCAGCGTGCGTGGCGTGGCCACGCTCATTGCGAGTTCACTGTCCAACCAATTGGGCGCCGCCACCGGCTCGCTGGCGTTCCCGGCCATGGGACCGTTGGGCGTTGTTGCGGTCCGCCAGCTCGTGGCAGCCGCGGTGCTCCTGCCGATCGTCCGGCCCCGTTTCCGTGATCTGAGCTGGCGGCAGTGGTGGCCCGTCCTCCTCCTCGCCGTGGTGTTCGGGACCATGAACCTCTGCCTGTACGCGTCCGTCCAGCGGATCGGGCTGGGACTGGCAGTAACGCTGGAATT contains:
- a CDS encoding FAD-binding oxidoreductase, with product MKLIPYWLDTAEASGDYRQTPVPENVDVAIIGAGFTGLSAALEFAKQGASVAVFERHTVGWGASGRNGGMATTGLAISFSTAVKRYGATRAVEMFQEYNDAIDTIEKLVHDNGIDCDYKRFGKLSLAFHKSHYEGFLKSQEKLATLADHHVTVIPKSEIHSEIGTDFYQGAMVDPLGAGLHVGKFVHGLAGVAAAAGADICENAAVTELKKVSGTVHDVHTTRGITRAKQVLVATSGYTGGVTPWLQRRVIPVGSFIIVTDPLPEDVVNRILPNRRQASDSKMLTYYFRITPDNRLLFGGRARFALSSPDSDVKSAEILRKAMLELFPYLSNAKVDYIWGGLVDLSMDQMVHAGVHDGLYYSLCYSGHGVQMAAHMGKRMAHYMAGDKTANVWEDLKNPPVPGHFGPPWFLPFIGAAAKIIDRIK
- a CDS encoding aldehyde dehydrogenase family protein → MSSSTTVAEARPESEARPESAGETAYRRARIAGLPGGAFFEGRWQTADRILEVRDPEDGVLLGTVCSSSPQDVRRAVAHIHRHLQEDEWPLRARREALERAAALLAEQAVRFAEIIAAESSKTIKEAEREVRRCIETLRLSAAASDELNGETLAFDDSMAGANKIGWYSRKPVGIVAAITPFNDPLNLVAHKLGPALIGGNGVVLKPSGRTPLTGLAFIRLLLEAGVPAGRIAGIVSGPGVSEAIVTDPLVDLISFTGGPKTADRIAAAAGAKKILSELGGNNATIVCADAEPAKAAEAIVAGAFGVAGQNCLSVQRVYVHISLFEDVLERVIEGTRALRVGAKLDRGTDIGPLITEAEARRVEDWVDEARNAGATVHVGGQRRGAFYLPTVLTDVPADCRVIREEVFGPVVSIMPFIQVPDAIHAANDSEYGLQAGVFTESIDLALAIAEKLHVGAVVINETSDVRIDSMPFGGFKKSGVGREGVKHAVREMTEPKSTIIKLAEPATRWQQLTGTSEGSAS
- a CDS encoding tartrate dehydrogenase, with translation MSTHKIAVIAGDGIGKEVVPAAVECLERIAQIHSLDLEFTYFDWGSDYYAEHGRMMPLDGLEQLARHDAIFLGAVGSPEVPDAESLWGLLIPIRREFQQYINLRPVKTLDGVKSPLASKEPIDILIVRENNEGEYSEVGGRTYRGLPHETAVQETIFTRLGVSRAAHFAASLASSRKGHLTSATKSNGIIHTMPFWDEVVEETTRLYPDVTLTSELVDALAAHLVLKPWTFDVIVASNLLGDILSDLGSSVTGSIGVAPSANLNPEGDFPSLFEPVHGSAPDIAGKGLANPVGQMWSGAMMLQHLGHPAAAEHLQLAFEAVLREGLGTRDVGGTSSTSDFTASVLAAIEAIGAIDSGSAGKPAAAAAAS
- a CDS encoding D-2-hydroxyacid dehydrogenase, with the translated sequence MTVTEGRRPVVAVLYREALPPRLDEIEELAEVRLTKADGLAEAMAGADVLYQWHSFSPALKENWDAASSLEWVHVSAAGVSQLLFDGLIRSNIVYTNSRGILSRAIAEFVLGFVLDMAKDAQGSFRLQQQQRWQHRVTRKIQGQRALVVGTGSIGRETARLFRAVGMEVSGAGRTGRPQDDDFDVVYSSKDLASAVQDFDYLVLAAPLTAATKGLVDADVLAAMKPSARLINVGRGELVQTDALTEALVSGSIAGAALDVVHPEPLPEGHPLWDMGNVIITPHMSGDTEDYLDDLGKLFVDNLRLFIEGRPLQNVVDKSLGFVSVP
- a CDS encoding NAD(P)-dependent alcohol dehydrogenase, which translates into the protein MPTVAKAYVATSATELRPGLIERREPGEFEVRISIKFTGICHSDIHTARGDWAGVKYPVVVGHEIAGVVEAVGAKVTRHAIGDRVGVGCFVDSCRECVNCLAGEEQYCLSGSLSTYNSTGRDGLPTAGGYSTSIVVDENYVLRIPEGISLEAAAPLLCAGITMYSPLRTWGAGPGKRVAIIGLGGLGHMGVKIASALGADVSVLSQSLKKQEDAFRLGANGYYATSDPGVVDVLSGHFDLVINTVSADIDVDRYLSLLAVDGALIMVGLPSEPVTLRVWSLAGSRRTLAGSKLGGIAQTQEMLEFCAARGLGADVEVISADKINDAFDRVIASDVRYRFVVDASTF
- a CDS encoding glycogen debranching N-terminal domain-containing protein, producing the protein MAGWNADTAAGPLGAGTVTLVEGSNFCISLPNGDIHPEHPHGAFFHDTRILSRWNLTINGQTLEPLTAQTKEAYRALFVGRVPRADGYADSPLIVERLREVGAGIQEQITIRNYSPEPAPCDISLSLEADFADLFEVKEARIQRRWEQTRQAAGDSLTIRGVWNEVRKGILVQAPGAEVTEGTFKYRALIAPHGQWSTVLTAVPSNEAASPPPPSFVHADSDELSPRDRRRQEWVAKIPVVQIGNRSVERTLRRSYDDLGALRIEDPVHPDRVVVAAGAPWFMTLFGRDSLWASEMAMPVDPSLALGTLQTLADRQGRTVDPLSEEEPGKILHEVRLDVSSELALGGKSIYYGSVDATPLFVIVLGSVSRWGFAKDTIAKLLPHADRALEWIRDYGDKDGDGFVEYERLNPRGLINQGWKDSWDGINFADGRLAEPPIALCEVQAYVYDAYMARAWMAYDAGDRALGTEFADRAARLKKQFNEQFWMPDRGYYAIALDGEKRQVDSCASNMGHCLWVGLVDQDKAPLVAERLMSPEMFSGWGVRTLASDMGAYNPASYHNGSVWPHDNAVIAAGLMRYGFVEEAQRIATALLEAAEFSEGRLPELFCGFDRQQLAAPVPYPTACSPQAWAATAPIQLVTSMMRYDTHVSRGGFWMDPVLPASYGDLHISNAPMAGGRITIDVVNSTPTVQGLPEGMVFHQGHRPWLAELVEQAGLDRNL
- a CDS encoding cupin domain-containing protein, whose protein sequence is MSNANTENPGEHVLKETSTTPGQTEVSLRLWAREGLKTGIWEVTPGTFKSTRPGYDEICQILSGTATITEADGSSFDVGPGSLFVTPAGWEGTWLIHETLRKMWVVADLPAAAS
- a CDS encoding LysR family transcriptional regulator, whose product is MSVELRQLRCLVAVVEEGTFTDAAIELRMSQAAVSRNIAALEQTLGARLVERTTRSVGLTPGGERVLAKARRILSLLEDLEREARAGAGKIRIGYAWSALGEHTTEFQRRWAATFADTELQLIRSNSPTAGLTDGTTDFAILRRLPEAAAVGHVRIGAERRYCAMSSEDPLAPRRSVTLAQVAERPLAVDVRTGSTTLELWPEHGRPQEVIAISDIDDWLTLIGSGKARGITAESTAHQYRRRGVVYRPVRDAPPVPVYAAWSTKDPPREREQIVELLAGLYGLVRIPPD